In one Mycobacterium sp. NBC_00419 genomic region, the following are encoded:
- a CDS encoding HAD-IIA family hydrolase has product MAIGGVLFDIDGVLVTSWEPIPGAAEALRVLADHQVARSYLTNTTTRTRQQIASALCTAGMEVRPDEVITAAVLTADFVRANYPDARCFLVNNGEITDDMPGIDIVDPAVYDDGVDPGTPDVILLGGAGPEYSHRTLSRVYEWMAQGVPVVAMHRSTAWNTTAGLRIDTGMYLIGMEQTSGRKATAVGKPAPAGFVASAARLGVDPDEMYMVGDDLNNDVLAAQVVGMTGVLVRTGKFRQDTLDRWVADEFAMQPNHVLDSVADVPGLLGL; this is encoded by the coding sequence ATGGCTATCGGTGGTGTGTTGTTCGACATCGATGGCGTCCTGGTCACATCCTGGGAGCCGATTCCCGGCGCGGCCGAGGCGCTTCGGGTGCTGGCCGACCACCAGGTCGCGCGGTCGTATCTGACCAACACCACGACGCGCACCCGCCAGCAGATCGCCTCGGCGTTGTGCACGGCCGGCATGGAGGTTCGGCCCGACGAGGTCATCACCGCCGCGGTGCTCACCGCCGACTTCGTGCGCGCCAATTACCCGGACGCGCGCTGTTTTCTGGTCAACAACGGCGAGATCACCGATGACATGCCCGGTATCGACATCGTCGACCCGGCCGTCTACGACGACGGCGTCGACCCCGGAACGCCGGACGTCATCCTGCTCGGCGGGGCCGGACCGGAGTACAGCCACCGCACGCTGTCGCGGGTCTACGAGTGGATGGCCCAGGGGGTGCCGGTGGTGGCCATGCATCGCAGCACCGCCTGGAACACCACCGCGGGACTGCGCATCGACACCGGCATGTACCTGATCGGGATGGAACAGACCTCGGGCCGCAAGGCCACCGCGGTCGGCAAGCCCGCACCGGCCGGTTTCGTGGCCTCGGCGGCGCGCCTCGGGGTGGATCCCGACGAGATGTACATGGTCGGCGACGACCTCAACAACGACGTCCTGGCCGCCCAGGTGGTCGGCATGACCGGGGTGCTGGTGCGCACCGGAAAATTCCGTCAGGACACGTTAGACCGTTGGGTGGCAGACGAATTCGCCATGCAGCCCAATCACGTGCTGGATTCGGTGGCGGACGTTCCGGGGCTACTGGGGCTGTGA
- a CDS encoding DEAD/DEAH box helicase yields MRAEDAPSTQALRGWQRRALVKYLSDAPRDFLAVATPGAGKTTFALRIVAELLAEGTVETVTIVVPTEHLKIQWAQAAARHGIALDPKFSNSNARTSTDYHGVVVTYAQVASHPTRHRVRTENRKTLVVFDEIHHGGDAKTWGDAMREAFDDATRRLSLTGTPFRSDDSAIPFVTYEAGPDGFARSQADHIYGYSEALADGVVRPVMFMAYSGEARWRDSAGEEHAARLGEPLTAEQTARAWKTALNPAGEWMPAVIAAADTRLRGLREHVPDAGGMIIASDQTAARAYADLLLKITGESPTVVLSDDPGSSDRISQFSAGTSRWLVAVRMVSEGVDVPRLAVGVYATSASTPLFFAQAIGRFVRSRQPGETACIFLPSVPNLLLLASEMEAQRNHVLGKPHRETEDDPLDAELAAQKRDEPDDEQGKIEYLGADAELDQVIFDGSSFGTATPAGSDEEADYLGIPGLLDAASMRDLLRRRQEEQLTKRTASGEVPRPSTHGQIRDLRRELNTLVSLAHHRTGKTHGQIHNELRQICGGPPVAAASRDQLKARIDAVRGLTARPG; encoded by the coding sequence GTGCGGGCAGAGGATGCGCCCAGCACCCAGGCATTGCGGGGCTGGCAGCGGCGGGCGTTGGTCAAGTACCTGTCGGACGCTCCTCGGGATTTTCTCGCAGTCGCGACTCCGGGCGCCGGTAAGACCACCTTCGCCCTGCGGATCGTCGCCGAATTGCTCGCCGAAGGCACCGTCGAAACCGTCACCATCGTGGTGCCCACCGAGCACCTCAAGATCCAGTGGGCGCAGGCCGCCGCGCGGCACGGCATCGCGCTGGACCCCAAGTTCTCCAACTCCAACGCGCGAACCTCGACCGACTATCACGGCGTCGTCGTCACCTACGCCCAGGTTGCCAGCCACCCCACCCGGCATCGGGTGCGCACCGAGAACCGCAAGACCCTGGTCGTCTTCGACGAGATCCACCATGGCGGGGATGCCAAGACGTGGGGCGACGCCATGCGCGAGGCGTTCGACGACGCGACCCGGCGGCTCTCGCTGACCGGCACGCCGTTCCGCAGCGACGACAGCGCCATCCCGTTCGTCACCTACGAGGCCGGACCCGACGGATTCGCCCGCTCCCAGGCCGACCACATCTACGGGTACTCCGAGGCGCTGGCCGACGGCGTGGTGCGGCCGGTGATGTTCATGGCGTACTCCGGGGAGGCACGCTGGCGTGACAGTGCGGGCGAGGAGCACGCCGCCCGCCTCGGCGAACCGCTGACCGCCGAGCAGACCGCCCGGGCGTGGAAGACCGCCCTGAATCCGGCGGGTGAGTGGATGCCCGCGGTGATCGCCGCCGCCGACACCCGGTTGCGTGGCCTGCGCGAGCATGTCCCCGACGCCGGCGGCATGATCATCGCCTCCGACCAGACCGCGGCCCGCGCCTACGCCGACCTGCTGCTCAAGATCACCGGCGAGTCCCCGACGGTGGTGCTCTCCGACGACCCGGGCTCCTCGGACCGCATCTCGCAGTTCTCGGCGGGCACCTCACGGTGGCTGGTAGCCGTGCGAATGGTGTCCGAAGGGGTCGACGTGCCGCGCCTGGCGGTGGGCGTCTACGCCACCAGTGCGTCCACCCCGCTGTTCTTCGCCCAGGCGATCGGCCGGTTCGTGCGGTCACGGCAGCCCGGCGAGACGGCCTGCATCTTCCTGCCGTCGGTGCCCAATCTGCTGCTGCTGGCCAGCGAGATGGAAGCCCAGCGCAACCACGTGCTGGGCAAGCCGCACCGCGAAACCGAAGACGATCCCCTCGATGCCGAGTTGGCCGCGCAGAAGCGCGACGAGCCCGACGACGAGCAGGGCAAGATCGAGTACCTCGGCGCCGACGCCGAACTCGACCAGGTGATCTTCGACGGCTCCTCGTTCGGGACGGCGACTCCGGCGGGTAGCGACGAGGAGGCCGACTACCTCGGCATCCCCGGCTTGCTCGACGCGGCGTCGATGCGAGATCTGTTGCGGCGCAGGCAAGAAGAGCAGTTGACCAAACGCACCGCCAGCGGTGAGGTGCCGCGTCCGTCGACCCATGGCCAGATCAGGGACCTGCGACGTGAGCTCAACACCCTGGTGTCACTGGCCCATCACCGCACCGGCAAGACACACGGGCAGATCCACAACGAACTGCGCCAGATATGCGGTGGCCCACCGGTGGCCGCAGCCAGCCGCGATCAGCTCAAGGCGCGGATCGATGCGGTGCGCGGACTCACCGCACGGCCCGGGTGA
- a CDS encoding cupin domain-containing protein, translated as MSLIVPPYPPPRYTADEPEVSAWLRRGDEPPDFDAFGLVKYHYLADQAATGGDYGLYRVEIAPHGGGPGPHFHRAMSEAFFVLSGTISLYNGTDWVDGHPNDYLHVPPGGVHGFRNEADAPASLLMLFAPGAPREHYFEGLATLSELSDDERREFFIRHDNFFV; from the coding sequence GTGTCGCTGATCGTGCCGCCCTACCCACCGCCCCGCTACACCGCCGACGAACCGGAGGTGAGCGCCTGGCTCAGGCGCGGCGACGAGCCGCCCGATTTCGACGCGTTCGGCTTGGTGAAGTACCACTACCTCGCCGACCAGGCGGCCACCGGCGGCGACTACGGTCTGTACCGCGTCGAGATCGCACCGCACGGCGGCGGCCCCGGACCGCACTTCCACCGCGCCATGTCGGAGGCGTTCTTCGTGCTGTCGGGCACCATCTCGCTCTACAACGGAACCGACTGGGTCGACGGGCACCCCAATGACTACCTGCATGTGCCGCCGGGCGGTGTCCACGGCTTCCGCAACGAGGCCGACGCGCCGGCGTCGCTTCTGATGCTGTTTGCTCCGGGCGCGCCGCGCGAGCACTACTTCGAGGGCTTGGCCACGCTGAGCGAGCTTTCCGACGACGAGCGTCGCGAGTTCTTCATCCGCCACGACAACTTCTTCGTCTGA
- a CDS encoding SDR family NAD(P)-dependent oxidoreductase: MSKWTAADIPDQSGRTAVITGANTGLGYETARALAAHGARVVLAVRNLDKGKAAADLIARRSPGAEVSVQELDLTSLNSIRAAAEQLRAGHDSIDLLINNAGVMLTPKATTQDGFELQFGTNHLGHFALTGLLLDRLLAAKDSRVVTVSSNGHRFTRRGIRFDDLQSERSYNSLTAYGQSKLANLLFTYELQRRLAGTSTIATAAHPGASSTELARHVPGPMQSAFRLLEQSSEMGALPTLRAATDPSVQGGTYYGPRGLLELQGYPKQVKSNNRSHDVEAQRRLWSVSEELTGVVYPV, translated from the coding sequence ATGAGCAAGTGGACCGCCGCCGACATTCCCGACCAGAGCGGGCGCACCGCCGTGATCACCGGCGCCAACACCGGCCTGGGTTACGAGACCGCCCGAGCCCTCGCCGCGCACGGCGCTCGCGTGGTGCTCGCCGTGCGCAATCTCGACAAGGGCAAGGCGGCCGCCGACCTGATCGCCAGGCGCTCCCCCGGCGCCGAGGTCTCGGTTCAGGAGCTGGACCTGACATCACTGAACTCCATCCGCGCCGCCGCCGAGCAGTTGCGCGCCGGCCACGACAGCATCGACCTGCTGATCAACAACGCGGGAGTGATGCTGACACCCAAGGCCACCACCCAGGACGGCTTCGAGCTGCAATTCGGCACCAACCATCTGGGCCACTTCGCGTTGACCGGCCTGCTTTTGGACCGGCTGCTCGCCGCCAAGGACTCGCGGGTTGTGACGGTCAGCAGCAACGGACACCGCTTCACTCGCCGCGGAATCCGCTTCGACGACCTGCAGTCCGAGCGCAGCTACAACTCGCTGACCGCGTACGGCCAGTCCAAGTTGGCCAACCTCCTGTTCACCTACGAGCTGCAGCGACGCCTGGCCGGCACCAGCACGATCGCCACTGCCGCACACCCCGGCGCCTCGAGCACCGAGCTCGCGCGCCACGTACCCGGGCCGATGCAGTCTGCCTTCCGGCTGTTGGAACAGAGCTCCGAGATGGGCGCGCTGCCCACACTGCGGGCCGCGACCGATCCGTCGGTGCAGGGCGGCACGTACTACGGACCACGCGGACTCCTGGAGTTGCAGGGCTATCCCAAGCAGGTCAAGTCCAACAACCGCTCGCACGACGTCGAGGCCCAGCGCCGGCTGTGGTCGGTATCCGAGGAGCTGACCGGGGTGGTCTACCCAGTCTGA
- a CDS encoding TetR/AcrR family transcriptional regulator, giving the protein MVTMDRPMRADASRNRARVLEVAYDTFAAEGLSVPIDEIARRAGVGAGTVYRNFPTKEDLYRAVVENRIRDIVEEGRELLATAAPDDALFAFLRSMVLKWGATDRGLSEALAGLGVDVKAVMPDAESDFLRVLADLLRAAQDAGAVRRDVGVADVKALLVGLQAMQGYNDAAAERLIEVVLDGLRAA; this is encoded by the coding sequence GTGGTGACCATGGACCGGCCGATGCGCGCCGACGCGAGCCGCAATCGCGCCCGCGTCCTCGAGGTCGCCTATGACACTTTCGCCGCCGAAGGGCTGTCGGTGCCCATCGACGAGATCGCCCGCCGGGCCGGGGTCGGCGCCGGCACGGTGTACCGCAACTTCCCGACCAAGGAGGATCTCTACCGCGCCGTCGTCGAGAACCGGATCCGCGACATCGTCGAGGAAGGGCGCGAACTGCTGGCGACCGCGGCTCCCGACGACGCGTTGTTCGCCTTCCTGCGATCGATGGTGCTCAAGTGGGGTGCGACCGATCGCGGCCTCAGCGAGGCTCTGGCTGGCCTGGGGGTCGACGTCAAAGCGGTCATGCCCGATGCCGAGAGTGACTTCCTGCGGGTGCTCGCGGACCTTCTCCGGGCTGCGCAGGACGCCGGTGCGGTTCGACGCGACGTCGGCGTCGCTGACGTCAAGGCGCTGCTGGTCGGGCTGCAAGCGATGCAGGGGTACAACGATGCGGCCGCCGAACGGCTCATCGAGGTGGTCCTCGACGGTCTACGCGCTGCGTGA
- the groL gene encoding chaperonin GroEL (60 kDa chaperone family; promotes refolding of misfolded polypeptides especially under stressful conditions; forms two stacked rings of heptamers to form a barrel-shaped 14mer; ends can be capped by GroES; misfolded proteins enter the barrel where they are refolded when GroES binds), whose protein sequence is MSKIIAYDEEARRGLERGLNALADAVKVTLGPKGRNVVLEKKWGAPTITNDGVSIAKEIELEDPYEKIGAELVKEVAKKTDDVAGDGTTTATVLAQALVREGLRNVAAGANPLGLKRGIEKAVEKITETLLKSAKEVETKEQIAATAGISAGDQTIGDLIAEAMDKVGNEGVITVEESNTFGLQLELTEGMRFDKGYISGYFVTDAERQEAILEDPYILLVSSKVSTVKDLLPLLEKVIQSGKPLLIIAEDVEGEALSTLVVNKIRGTFKSVAVKAPGFGDRRKAMLQDIAILTGGQVVSEEVGLSLETADVALLGQARKVVVTKDETTIVEGAGDSEAIAGRVAQIRAEIENSDSDYDREKLQERLAKLAGGVAVIKAGAATEVELKERKHRIEDAVRNAKAAVEEGIVAGGGVALLQSAPALDDLKLEGDEATGANIVRVALSAPLKQIAFNAGLEPGVVAEKVTNSPSGTGLNAASGVYEDLLKAGVADPVKVTRSALQNAASIAALFLTTEAVVADKPEKASAPAGDPTGGMGGMDF, encoded by the coding sequence ATGTCCAAGATCATTGCTTACGACGAAGAGGCACGCCGCGGCCTCGAGCGGGGCCTCAACGCCCTCGCCGACGCGGTCAAGGTGACGCTGGGCCCCAAGGGTCGCAACGTCGTCCTGGAGAAGAAGTGGGGCGCCCCCACGATCACCAACGATGGTGTGTCCATCGCCAAGGAGATCGAGCTGGAGGACCCGTACGAGAAGATCGGCGCAGAGCTGGTCAAGGAAGTCGCCAAGAAGACTGACGACGTCGCGGGCGACGGCACCACCACCGCCACCGTTCTGGCCCAGGCTCTGGTTCGCGAAGGTCTGCGCAACGTCGCGGCCGGCGCCAACCCGCTCGGCCTGAAGCGCGGCATCGAGAAGGCCGTCGAGAAGATCACCGAGACGCTGCTGAAGAGCGCCAAGGAGGTCGAGACCAAGGAGCAGATCGCGGCCACGGCCGGGATTTCCGCGGGCGACCAGACCATCGGCGACCTGATCGCCGAGGCCATGGACAAGGTGGGCAACGAGGGTGTCATCACCGTCGAGGAGTCCAACACCTTCGGCCTGCAGCTGGAGCTCACCGAGGGTATGCGCTTCGACAAGGGCTACATCTCGGGCTACTTCGTCACCGACGCCGAGCGTCAGGAAGCCATCCTGGAGGATCCCTACATCCTGCTGGTGAGCTCCAAGGTGTCGACCGTCAAGGATCTGCTGCCCCTGCTGGAGAAGGTCATCCAGTCCGGCAAGCCGCTGCTGATCATCGCCGAGGACGTCGAGGGCGAAGCCCTGTCCACCCTGGTGGTCAACAAGATCCGTGGCACCTTCAAGTCTGTGGCCGTCAAGGCCCCGGGCTTCGGTGACCGCCGCAAGGCCATGCTGCAGGACATCGCCATCCTCACCGGTGGCCAGGTCGTCAGCGAAGAGGTCGGCCTCTCCCTGGAGACCGCCGACGTGGCGCTGCTGGGCCAGGCCCGCAAGGTCGTGGTGACCAAGGACGAGACCACCATCGTCGAAGGTGCGGGTGACTCCGAGGCCATCGCCGGTCGCGTGGCGCAGATCCGTGCCGAGATCGAGAACAGCGACTCCGACTACGACCGCGAGAAGCTGCAGGAGCGCCTGGCCAAGCTGGCCGGCGGTGTTGCGGTGATCAAGGCCGGAGCTGCCACCGAGGTGGAGCTCAAGGAGCGCAAGCACCGCATCGAAGATGCCGTGCGCAACGCCAAGGCTGCTGTCGAGGAGGGCATCGTCGCCGGTGGCGGCGTGGCCTTGCTGCAGTCGGCTCCTGCTCTCGACGACCTCAAGCTCGAGGGCGACGAGGCCACCGGTGCCAACATCGTGCGCGTCGCGCTGTCGGCTCCGCTGAAGCAGATCGCCTTCAACGCGGGTCTCGAGCCCGGTGTTGTCGCCGAGAAGGTCACCAACTCGCCCTCCGGAACCGGCCTCAACGCCGCGTCCGGTGTGTACGAGGACCTGCTCAAGGCCGGCGTCGCCGACCCGGTGAAGGTCACCCGCTCGGCGCTGCAGAACGCGGCGTCCATCGCGGCGCTGTTCCTCACCACCGAGGCCGTCGTCGCCGACAAGCCGGAGAAGGCGTCCGCACCCGCGGGCGACCCGACCGGTGGCATGGGCGGTATGGACTTCTAA
- a CDS encoding DUF559 domain-containing protein has translation MELIIGSAAVRRGDLTRRGLARDYTPIYRDVYLRRDVELTAYLRARAAWLSTGSPLCGLSAAAAHGTKWINASVPAEVLRADRHSPPGMVIRSWSLLPEEVCLVASMTVTTPARTAFDIGRLHPQPVPILDALLNATGIKPAEVRELTERHQGSRGVARLRRSLDVVDGGAESPQESRLRLILVGGGLPVPETQIQFRDLHVRVDDLHVRVDMGWREWKVAVEYDGVQHWTDRRQRSWDIDRIALLEAAGWVVVRVSAAMMSRPHVIVERVRAKLRASGCPV, from the coding sequence ATGGAACTCATCATCGGCAGCGCGGCGGTACGTCGCGGCGACCTCACCCGACGCGGACTTGCCCGCGACTACACACCCATCTACCGCGACGTGTATCTGCGGCGTGATGTCGAGCTGACGGCATACCTGCGGGCGCGTGCTGCATGGTTGTCCACCGGTTCACCGTTGTGCGGGCTGTCCGCCGCGGCGGCTCACGGCACGAAATGGATCAACGCGTCCGTGCCGGCGGAAGTGCTTCGTGCGGATCGGCATTCGCCGCCGGGAATGGTCATCCGCTCGTGGAGCCTGCTTCCTGAGGAGGTGTGTCTCGTGGCGAGCATGACCGTCACGACGCCGGCCCGCACGGCGTTCGACATTGGCCGGCTTCACCCCCAGCCCGTCCCAATCCTGGATGCGCTACTGAACGCCACGGGGATCAAGCCGGCCGAGGTGAGAGAACTGACTGAACGACACCAAGGAAGTCGTGGTGTCGCGAGACTGCGCCGGAGCCTCGACGTCGTCGACGGCGGCGCCGAGTCTCCGCAGGAGAGCCGGTTGCGTCTGATTCTTGTCGGGGGCGGTCTACCGGTGCCGGAGACGCAGATTCAGTTCCGCGATCTGCATGTCCGCGTTGATGATCTGCATGTCCGCGTTGATATGGGCTGGCGGGAATGGAAGGTCGCTGTCGAGTACGACGGCGTGCAGCACTGGACTGACCGCAGGCAGCGGTCATGGGATATCGACCGCATCGCGCTACTCGAGGCGGCTGGTTGGGTGGTAGTCCGAGTCAGCGCGGCGATGATGTCGCGGCCGCACGTCATCGTCGAACGTGTTCGTGCCAAGCTGCGCGCCTCTGGCTGCCCGGTCTAG
- a CDS encoding pyridoxamine 5'-phosphate oxidase family protein yields the protein MSVKVDLDQLVATLDDYAFGYLITVSDDHRAHTVAVDPVLRNGVFGVGGVGNSTRRNASAHPHVTMVWPPNKPGGYSLIIDGLAEFIADQLQVTPQHAVLHRPAVPGVPTASGCGDDCVPL from the coding sequence ATGAGCGTCAAGGTGGATCTCGATCAGCTCGTTGCGACCCTGGACGACTACGCATTCGGCTACCTCATCACCGTGAGCGACGACCATCGGGCACATACCGTTGCCGTCGATCCGGTGCTGCGCAACGGCGTGTTCGGTGTCGGCGGCGTGGGCAACAGCACGCGCCGCAACGCGTCGGCTCATCCCCACGTGACGATGGTGTGGCCACCGAATAAGCCCGGCGGATACAGCCTGATCATCGACGGCCTGGCTGAGTTCATCGCGGATCAACTGCAGGTGACGCCGCAGCATGCGGTGTTGCACCGGCCGGCCGTGCCCGGCGTGCCGACCGCCTCGGGGTGCGGTGACGACTGCGTACCGCTGTGA
- a CDS encoding SDR family NAD(P)-dependent oxidoreductase, with protein sequence MPLPQPSPTSTAVVTGASSGIGADLARELAARGHGVTLVARREDKLRELAAELADQVRVEVIACDVADPAARAALFDEVAARGLTIDILVNNAGIGVVGSVASAPVADEIAQVRVNVEAVIDLTTRAVQQMVPRGRGAILNVGSTAGFQPFPGQAGYAATKAFVRSFTAGLRGELAGTGVTAAVLHPGPVRTEFLSAAGIDEREFAAAFPKFMWMPSRTVAKIGIDALAGDRGDVIAGVQNVISTRIFQLLPHKVLLPLLTRQHPALKRDTSRR encoded by the coding sequence ATGCCGTTACCGCAGCCCTCGCCCACGTCCACCGCAGTCGTTACCGGGGCATCCTCGGGTATCGGAGCCGACCTCGCCCGCGAACTCGCAGCGCGCGGGCACGGTGTCACGCTGGTCGCCCGCCGCGAGGACAAGCTTCGCGAGCTCGCCGCCGAACTCGCCGACCAGGTCCGCGTCGAAGTCATCGCCTGCGATGTCGCCGACCCCGCCGCCCGCGCCGCATTGTTCGACGAGGTGGCCGCCCGCGGCTTGACCATCGACATCCTGGTCAACAACGCCGGCATCGGCGTCGTCGGCTCGGTGGCCTCCGCCCCAGTGGCCGACGAGATCGCTCAGGTTCGGGTCAACGTCGAGGCCGTCATCGACCTCACCACGCGGGCTGTTCAGCAGATGGTGCCCCGCGGTCGCGGAGCGATCCTCAACGTCGGGTCGACCGCAGGCTTCCAGCCCTTCCCGGGCCAAGCCGGCTACGCGGCCACCAAGGCGTTCGTCCGCTCCTTCACCGCCGGGCTGCGCGGCGAGCTCGCCGGCACGGGCGTCACCGCGGCGGTGCTACACCCCGGTCCGGTGCGTACCGAGTTCCTCAGCGCGGCGGGCATCGACGAACGCGAATTCGCCGCTGCTTTCCCGAAATTCATGTGGATGCCGTCGAGGACCGTCGCCAAGATCGGCATCGACGCGCTCGCCGGGGATCGAGGCGACGTGATCGCCGGGGTCCAGAACGTCATCAGTACCCGGATTTTCCAGCTGCTGCCGCACAAGGTGCTGCTCCCGCTCCTGACCCGTCAGCACCCCGCACTCAAGCGCGACACGTCACGGCGCTGA
- a CDS encoding carboxymuconolactone decarboxylase family protein — protein sequence MSRVAPLAEPWSDTDAADIGSWGHPDRSYEPLLLVRCLQRHPDMARKLRAMGESLYLDTRLPPRTRTIAILRICGLVRCAYEWGGQAAFWGPLTGVSGDEADALAVGDPADPRWSAQERTLITAVDELEHTGSWSDKTWASLGESFDDEQRMELLMAVGWYRTVCTLCNGMDLPVEGWMRPWPGSAP from the coding sequence GTGAGCCGTGTCGCACCGCTGGCTGAGCCGTGGAGTGACACCGACGCGGCCGACATCGGCAGCTGGGGCCATCCCGATCGCAGCTATGAGCCGCTACTGCTGGTGCGTTGCCTGCAGCGCCACCCGGACATGGCACGCAAGCTGCGCGCGATGGGCGAATCGCTTTACCTCGACACACGGTTGCCGCCGCGCACCCGAACCATCGCAATCCTGCGGATCTGCGGGCTGGTTCGGTGTGCCTACGAGTGGGGCGGGCAAGCAGCGTTCTGGGGCCCTCTGACCGGGGTGTCCGGCGACGAGGCCGATGCACTGGCCGTCGGCGACCCCGCCGATCCGCGGTGGAGCGCCCAGGAGCGCACGCTCATCACGGCGGTCGACGAACTGGAGCACACCGGTTCGTGGTCGGATAAAACCTGGGCGTCGCTCGGCGAGAGCTTCGACGACGAACAGCGGATGGAGCTGTTGATGGCCGTCGGCTGGTACCGGACGGTGTGCACGCTGTGCAACGGGATGGACTTGCCGGTCGAGGGGTGGATGCGCCCCTGGCCCGGTTCAGCGCCGTGA